A stretch of Bombina bombina isolate aBomBom1 chromosome 2, aBomBom1.pri, whole genome shotgun sequence DNA encodes these proteins:
- the CTXN3 gene encoding cortexin-3 codes for MKRKRELWNSVFPFFWTMDGHTVSSTLLPTLKASYGSSMSLEQKTTFAFVILLFIILGVLIVRCFRILLDPYRSMPTSTWADGVDGLEKGQFDYALA; via the coding sequence ATGAAGAGGAAAAGGGAACTCTGGAACAGTGTGTTTCCATTCTTCTGGACAATGGATGGTCATACTGTATCTTCTACCTTACTGCCAACACTAAAAGCATCATATGGTTCATCAATGTCCCTGGAGCAGAAGACAACTTTCGCATTTGTCATTTTATTGTTCATTATTTTGGGTGTCCTCATTGTCAGGTGTTTCAGAATTCTTCTGGACCCATACCGTAGCATGCCAACGTCAACATGGGCAGATGGAgtggatggcctggagaaaggccaaTTTGATTATGCCTTGGCATAG